One stretch of Akkermansia sp. RCC_12PD DNA includes these proteins:
- a CDS encoding RHS repeat-associated core domain-containing protein codes for MNTHRFNDDVNPLTNRASSNSGGAPEPFNKESGPFSDSWDWNIYVEPLQPGETATCHVMLGVDDNGSLMVDGQGVEIPGEGEHHGGQYREKNESFPIEPGYHKVSMTYENVALPPDWKNLAILAYSVEVEVSGSGSSSSYVPDEDDPEPVDTDDDGEDTPCECSSSTSPSSSDSQSSSSNPCPDNDNGEGENGEDPEEEPCACEENAGGSSSNTPAARSGRASMSAYASSTAGKRVVTQTRKAEMLWRTNFGSFRGMTGLPQGLLEIVGRTFSPELWSPRALNYWHPMANEITAAPSAGIGPNTAFQLQSGGTKINYFSYAAGSGGSAGSSSVGPIGGSAKRGGSASFRQTIGSARSIVDYSLSVRSNAGHTVSYSAGAASSLKYATGYTAKNGASYTKEEFDGKLDIVRAADGSIRQIWNLWDGLANIEDITSTGYRIALYLPEQVGAKNSTTGLYPVTGSPFKTFTISGDAATGKLAVTEQTAGRMPYTTRYWQGTDGAWNMAQGEGDDAVYTLKEKQVVSPDTWKLITTIQRGEHGTPISRVCETYAVTRNGNLCMSRIEGYGTPYARETTYAYNGMGKKAKETAPDGSVKTWSYDQFGREVVSSVPWAGGGDKATYTTYRDNTQADPDILTQRATLTAAALDLWETNYVYTEADHVRRVEKHTTALGAEGERLEVKETWLGTASNVHARGRLKMTQGIDGVQTHYAYEPTDQYEALYRVTAETRVAGEPVPGHSTRKVTYVSEQGNNMRYEQYALLTDGTWAMTDAATYEYDAENRWTKRTRANGRVTERAMMCCGPLWEKDEDGVLTTYSYNTARQLVEEIRSEVIDGATVVTPETITSYTRDALGKITSIRKDVGPMSATQSRAYDLLGRLTRETDILGRETTHAYSEDGLTETMTTPTGATLITQKHPDGTVLRRHGIGQRDVQYTTEATEEGVVRSTTLPQKAGEALLKEQSVTNGWNQVIRISQANANGGLIHKRHTFDEKNQLLRQEVEGMAPVLYEYDDFGNLVKTTLKLEEAPTPSNSLITEYAYSREQRADGVYRIIATTNYNSQGDSFAQRTAALLSALSASLAQKSIATDPRGNDTVQWTEYTAPSKRTAKTQTPTSSIVAETVVVDGYALSRKDHAGIVTTSSRSYTATGRTETHTDARGNATTVHYDIAGRETSVTDAAGNTTTTAYDPATAQPSRITNALGKTTCSAYDLRGRKTAEYGTGIQPSAFAYDEADRLVTLTTFRADEEDITADPRERTDGDVTTWSYDDATGLVTAKTYADGHGESYAYDNWNRLAEKRQARTVDKEGTPLTTTYAYDPQTGSLVSVSHNDATPAIGYTYNHLNLLTQIADDSGTRTIAYTPYNETESETTSGLVASALHFQRDSLGRPSGYNLNYAASTALQTAWSFDTSGRLSTVSLNAVAKPFTYGYNAENGLLDTLDYPNTLKRWYTREDKRDLPVKIDYLRPGGQNYPAKTDYAYDELGRPTMKKDYFNAPAPDLTHTYSYNDRNELIADAMSRGGTFAYDYDNIGNRKTAHEGTDVPATAYTTNQLNQYTAIAEGTEPPFAPTYDADGNQTKLQTATGEWTVVYNALNQATSFTQGSKRVECRYDYLNRRVEKAVYEGETLMSKKRFIYNGYLQIAELDAMNVSETVAPILRKTYLWDPMEPIATRVLAMSVFDETGTYVEDLFYTHDALKNTTALFGIQAGRRALYEYGPYGSTVKMEGNAAEMNPFRFASEYFDEETGLVQYNFRYYNPTDGRWINKDPLMEKGGVNLYGYLFNHVGIYIDWIGLSSQKPGCPEGSTVSPTKCRYKGKCKGSYHYKCYCVTPGAWFMPEHMSSATEDYISPQNLGKEFDRFWCCCSGTPKPKEIILQPERNSERELEPSSLSIEEVAVGAAVVVGTVAIGAAIIATAPAQAVACVAIVAVAGIFSIFD; via the coding sequence ATGAACACCCATCGCTTCAATGACGACGTCAATCCCTTGACTAACCGAGCCAGTTCCAATTCCGGCGGCGCACCGGAGCCCTTCAACAAAGAAAGCGGCCCGTTCAGCGACAGCTGGGATTGGAACATCTATGTAGAACCGCTTCAGCCGGGGGAAACCGCCACCTGCCATGTGATGCTCGGCGTGGACGACAACGGCTCGCTCATGGTTGACGGCCAGGGGGTCGAAATACCGGGCGAAGGCGAACATCACGGGGGCCAGTACCGAGAAAAAAACGAGTCTTTCCCGATTGAACCCGGCTATCACAAGGTGAGCATGACGTATGAAAACGTCGCGTTGCCGCCGGACTGGAAAAACCTGGCCATCCTTGCGTACTCGGTGGAGGTCGAGGTTTCCGGATCGGGGTCCTCCTCCTCCTACGTGCCTGATGAAGACGACCCTGAACCCGTCGACACGGACGACGACGGCGAGGATACCCCGTGCGAATGCAGCAGCAGTACGTCCCCGAGCAGCAGCGACTCGCAAAGCAGCTCCAGTAATCCATGTCCGGATAACGACAACGGCGAGGGGGAGAACGGCGAAGACCCGGAGGAAGAACCCTGCGCGTGTGAAGAAAACGCAGGCGGCTCCAGCAGCAACACTCCGGCGGCACGCAGCGGGCGCGCCTCCATGTCGGCCTACGCCTCTTCAACGGCAGGCAAACGCGTCGTGACGCAAACGCGCAAGGCGGAGATGCTCTGGCGCACGAACTTCGGTTCCTTCCGGGGCATGACGGGCCTTCCTCAGGGGCTCCTTGAAATCGTCGGGCGCACCTTCTCCCCGGAACTCTGGTCGCCGCGCGCGTTAAATTATTGGCACCCGATGGCGAACGAAATCACCGCGGCTCCGTCCGCGGGCATCGGCCCAAACACCGCCTTCCAGCTCCAAAGCGGAGGGACGAAGATCAACTACTTCAGCTACGCGGCGGGCAGCGGCGGCAGTGCGGGAAGCAGCAGCGTGGGTCCCATCGGCGGATCGGCCAAACGGGGCGGCTCCGCCTCGTTCCGGCAAACGATCGGATCGGCACGGAGCATCGTAGACTACAGCCTCAGCGTGCGCTCGAACGCGGGCCACACCGTCAGCTACTCGGCGGGTGCGGCCTCCTCGCTGAAATACGCCACCGGCTACACCGCCAAAAACGGCGCTTCCTACACTAAAGAAGAATTCGACGGCAAACTCGACATCGTGCGCGCCGCCGACGGCTCCATCCGCCAAATCTGGAACCTGTGGGACGGACTCGCGAACATCGAAGACATTACGTCCACCGGCTACCGCATCGCCCTCTACCTCCCCGAACAGGTGGGAGCCAAAAACAGCACGACCGGCCTCTACCCCGTCACGGGTAGCCCATTTAAGACCTTCACGATTTCGGGAGACGCGGCGACGGGCAAACTCGCCGTCACCGAACAGACCGCGGGCCGCATGCCCTACACCACCCGCTACTGGCAGGGAACGGACGGAGCCTGGAACATGGCACAGGGAGAAGGAGACGACGCTGTTTACACCCTGAAAGAAAAGCAGGTCGTTTCTCCCGATACGTGGAAACTCATCACCACCATCCAGCGAGGGGAACACGGCACGCCCATCTCGCGCGTCTGCGAAACCTACGCCGTCACGCGCAACGGCAACCTCTGCATGAGCCGCATCGAGGGCTACGGCACTCCCTACGCTCGCGAAACCACCTACGCCTACAACGGCATGGGCAAAAAGGCGAAAGAAACCGCTCCCGACGGCAGCGTGAAAACCTGGTCCTACGACCAATTCGGGCGCGAAGTCGTCTCCAGCGTCCCGTGGGCGGGAGGCGGCGACAAGGCCACCTACACCACCTACCGCGACAACACCCAGGCCGACCCGGACATCCTCACCCAGCGCGCGACCCTGACGGCCGCGGCCCTCGACCTGTGGGAAACAAACTACGTGTACACGGAGGCCGACCACGTGCGTCGCGTCGAAAAACACACTACCGCCCTCGGAGCGGAAGGCGAACGCCTCGAAGTGAAAGAAACCTGGCTCGGCACGGCCTCGAACGTCCACGCCCGGGGCCGCCTGAAGATGACCCAGGGCATCGACGGCGTGCAAACGCACTACGCCTACGAGCCGACCGATCAGTATGAAGCCCTCTACCGGGTCACCGCTGAAACGCGGGTTGCCGGGGAACCCGTGCCCGGCCACAGCACGCGCAAGGTCACCTACGTCTCCGAACAGGGCAACAACATGCGCTACGAACAGTACGCCCTGCTGACAGACGGCACGTGGGCGATGACCGACGCCGCCACCTACGAATACGACGCTGAAAACCGCTGGACGAAGCGCACCCGGGCCAACGGTCGCGTAACCGAACGCGCGATGATGTGCTGCGGCCCGTTGTGGGAAAAGGACGAAGACGGTGTCTTGACGACTTACTCATACAACACCGCGCGGCAGCTCGTGGAAGAAATACGCTCCGAAGTGATTGACGGCGCGACCGTCGTGACTCCGGAAACCATCACCAGCTACACGCGCGACGCACTCGGCAAAATCACCTCGATCCGTAAAGACGTGGGGCCGATGAGCGCCACGCAAAGCCGTGCCTACGACCTATTGGGCCGCTTGACCCGCGAGACCGATATCCTGGGCCGGGAAACGACGCATGCCTACAGTGAAGACGGATTGACGGAAACCATGACGACTCCCACCGGAGCGACGCTCATCACCCAGAAACACCCCGACGGAACCGTCCTGCGACGGCACGGAATCGGGCAGCGGGATGTACAATACACCACCGAAGCCACGGAGGAAGGAGTAGTTCGAAGTACGACGCTCCCCCAGAAGGCGGGAGAAGCGTTACTCAAAGAGCAATCCGTTACCAACGGTTGGAATCAGGTCATACGAATCTCGCAAGCCAACGCCAACGGCGGTCTCATCCACAAAAGGCACACCTTTGATGAAAAGAACCAACTCCTCCGGCAGGAAGTGGAAGGCATGGCCCCCGTCCTCTATGAGTATGACGATTTTGGAAACCTCGTCAAAACGACGTTGAAACTGGAGGAAGCTCCTACGCCCTCCAACTCGCTCATCACCGAATACGCCTATTCCCGGGAGCAACGTGCGGACGGCGTCTACCGCATCATCGCCACAACCAACTACAACAGCCAGGGAGATTCCTTTGCGCAACGTACGGCGGCGCTCCTCTCCGCCTTATCTGCTTCTCTTGCACAAAAAAGCATTGCCACGGATCCCCGGGGCAACGACACTGTGCAATGGACGGAATACACGGCGCCTTCCAAACGGACGGCCAAAACACAAACGCCGACTTCATCCATCGTCGCCGAAACGGTCGTTGTGGACGGTTATGCCCTGTCCAGGAAAGACCATGCGGGCATCGTCACGACTTCCTCGCGCTCCTACACGGCAACGGGCAGGACAGAAACCCATACGGACGCCCGGGGCAATGCCACCACCGTACATTATGATATCGCCGGAAGGGAAACGTCCGTCACCGATGCTGCCGGGAATACGACCACGACAGCCTATGACCCGGCCACTGCGCAACCCTCCCGTATCACCAACGCGCTGGGCAAAACGACGTGTTCCGCCTACGATCTGCGCGGACGCAAGACCGCCGAATACGGCACGGGAATCCAGCCTTCCGCCTTTGCCTATGACGAGGCCGACAGGCTCGTGACTCTGACTACGTTCCGGGCAGATGAGGAAGACATCACTGCCGACCCCCGCGAACGGACGGACGGAGACGTGACGACATGGAGCTACGACGACGCTACGGGCCTGGTCACCGCAAAAACCTACGCCGACGGCCACGGTGAAAGCTACGCCTACGACAACTGGAACAGGCTGGCGGAAAAACGCCAGGCCCGGACCGTAGACAAAGAAGGCACCCCTCTGACGACGACCTATGCCTACGACCCTCAGACGGGCAGCCTCGTCTCCGTCAGCCATAACGACGCCACGCCCGCCATCGGCTACACATACAACCACCTGAACCTGCTCACGCAGATTGCGGACGACTCCGGCACGCGCACCATCGCTTACACCCCATATAATGAAACGGAATCGGAAACCACATCCGGCCTTGTAGCAAGCGCTCTCCATTTCCAGCGCGACTCTCTGGGGCGGCCATCGGGATACAATCTGAACTATGCGGCAAGCACCGCCCTGCAAACCGCGTGGAGCTTCGACACCTCCGGGCGGCTCTCGACCGTCTCGTTGAACGCCGTCGCGAAACCCTTCACCTACGGCTACAACGCCGAGAACGGCCTTCTGGACACCCTCGACTACCCGAACACCTTGAAACGGTGGTACACGCGCGAAGACAAGCGCGACCTCCCGGTGAAAATCGACTACCTGCGCCCCGGCGGCCAAAATTACCCGGCCAAAACCGACTACGCCTACGACGAACTGGGCCGCCCCACGATGAAAAAAGATTACTTCAACGCGCCCGCGCCCGACCTCACACACACTTACAGCTACAACGACAGAAACGAACTCATTGCCGACGCGATGAGCCGGGGAGGTACCTTCGCCTACGATTACGATAACATCGGCAACCGCAAGACGGCACACGAGGGTACGGATGTTCCCGCCACGGCGTACACAACGAACCAGCTTAACCAGTACACGGCCATCGCCGAAGGTACGGAGCCTCCCTTCGCGCCGACCTACGATGCCGACGGCAATCAGACCAAACTGCAAACCGCCACCGGAGAATGGACCGTTGTTTACAATGCCCTGAACCAGGCCACGAGCTTTACGCAGGGCAGCAAACGCGTTGAATGCCGGTACGACTACTTGAACAGGCGCGTCGAGAAAGCTGTCTATGAGGGAGAAACCCTGATGTCAAAGAAGAGATTCATCTATAACGGCTACCTACAAATTGCGGAACTGGATGCCATGAACGTTTCGGAAACCGTGGCCCCCATTTTGAGGAAAACTTACCTGTGGGATCCCATGGAACCGATCGCAACGCGCGTGCTGGCGATGAGCGTCTTCGATGAAACGGGAACCTACGTGGAAGACCTTTTCTACACGCACGACGCCTTGAAGAACACGACGGCACTCTTCGGCATCCAGGCAGGCCGCCGCGCGTTGTATGAATACGGCCCTTACGGCTCGACCGTGAAGATGGAAGGCAATGCCGCAGAGATGAATCCGTTCCGGTTCGCCAGCGAGTACTTCGATGAAGAAACGGGACTTGTGCAGTACAATTTCAGGTACTATAATCCCACTGACGGCAGGTGGATTAATAAAGATCCTCTGATGGAAAAGGGAGGCGTTAATCTATATGGATACCTATTCAATCATGTTGGGATATACATAGATTGGATTGGTCTTTCTTCACAGAAACCAGGATGCCCTGAAGGTTCAACAGTAAGTCCTACAAAATGCCGATATAAAGGAAAATGTAAAGGTTCATATCATTACAAATGCTATTGCGTAACACCAGGAGCGTGGTTTATGCCAGAACATATGTCATCAGCCACAGAAGATTATATCTCTCCTCAAAATTTAGGAAAAGAATTCGATCGTTTTTGGTGTTGCTGTTCAGGTACGCCAAAGCCTAAAGAAATTATCTTGCAACCAGAAAGGAACTCTGAGCGTGAATTGGAACCAAGTAGCTTATCTATAGAGGAAGTTGCTGTTGGAGCGGCTGTTGTTGTTGGTACCGTTGCTATTGGAGCAGCGATTATTGCAACAGCTCCAGCCCAGGCTGTTGCATGTGTTGCAATAGTTGCTGTGGCAGGAATATTTTCTATATTCGACTAA
- a CDS encoding AIR carboxylase family protein, producing MKVIVIYGSPNDKPFMEPAREYFAQEGVPYEETVLSAHRDLPQLIKFLEDLEASGEKAVILAVAGLSAALPGVVVMSCSLPVIGVPVPGGPLNGIDALLAIAQCPGGVPCTTVGLHKKTPVNAAMAAHRILKLAGL from the coding sequence ATGAAAGTAATCGTCATCTACGGCAGCCCGAATGATAAGCCCTTTATGGAACCCGCCCGCGAATATTTCGCACAGGAAGGAGTCCCTTATGAAGAAACGGTTTTGTCCGCCCACCGCGACCTTCCGCAGCTCATCAAATTCCTGGAGGATCTGGAAGCCAGCGGGGAAAAGGCCGTCATCCTGGCCGTGGCCGGCCTGTCCGCCGCCCTTCCCGGAGTGGTCGTCATGAGCTGCTCCCTGCCGGTCATCGGCGTACCGGTTCCCGGAGGCCCCCTGAACGGCATTGACGCCCTGCTGGCGATTGCCCAGTGCCCGGGCGGCGTGCCCTGCACGACGGTAGGCCTGCACAAGAAGACTCCCGTGAACGCCGCCATGGCCGCTCACCGCATTCTGAAGCTGGCGGGGCTGTAA
- the pyrR gene encoding bifunctional pyr operon transcriptional regulator/uracil phosphoribosyltransferase PyrR, which produces MTSPPSQEIVLDEQEISRALERMAHGIVARCAGEPLAIVGLLSQGDIIARRLVDKVKELGVDAQYGAIDISLYRDDIFKLEARPSLRSSNLPFSTDDMRVVLVDDVLYTGRTIRAALNALFDYGRPARIELACLIDRGGREVPIQPDYTGHVLDHAGAKVVVSMKEADGVDRVVISGK; this is translated from the coding sequence ATGACTTCTCCTCCGTCACAGGAAATCGTGTTGGACGAGCAGGAAATTTCCCGCGCGCTGGAGCGGATGGCCCACGGCATCGTGGCCCGCTGCGCCGGGGAACCGCTCGCCATTGTCGGCCTCCTCAGCCAGGGGGACATCATCGCCCGGCGGCTGGTGGACAAGGTCAAGGAACTGGGCGTGGACGCCCAGTACGGCGCCATTGACATCTCCCTGTATCGGGACGACATCTTCAAGCTGGAGGCGCGCCCCTCCCTCCGCTCCTCCAATCTGCCCTTTTCCACGGACGACATGAGGGTGGTACTGGTGGACGACGTGCTGTACACGGGCCGCACCATCCGCGCGGCTCTGAACGCCCTGTTCGACTACGGCCGCCCGGCACGCATTGAACTGGCCTGCCTGATTGACCGCGGCGGCCGGGAAGTCCCCATCCAGCCGGATTACACGGGCCACGTGCTGGACCACGCTGGAGCCAAGGTCGTCGTCAGCATGAAGGAGGCCGACGGCGTGGACCGGGTGGTCATCTCCGGCAAATAG
- a CDS encoding aspartate carbamoyltransferase catalytic subunit, with protein sequence MNPRKDLLNISSLTDEEIHTLLDSAGPMKELFTKSVKKVPALKGKSVLTLFYEPSTRTRSSFEVAAERLSADVTNFTVSTSSVVKGESVQDTIATLQAMKVDYVIVRHYNSGLPNVIARHTNASVVNAGDGAHAHPSQALLDSFTIREMFPDVRGRRVLIVGDILHSRVARSTSILMKRLGMEVAYLGPGSLVPRTEYSGIPRFSDFNEAFAWKPDVIYLLRVQKERQDAPFFPSAREYNKIYGVTEERLKRISDEGLYIMHPGPVNRGVEICDLAMDYERCLINRQVENGIACRMSILYHLTPQTQH encoded by the coding sequence ATGAATCCCCGCAAGGACCTACTCAACATCTCCTCGTTGACCGACGAGGAAATCCATACGCTGCTGGATTCGGCCGGACCGATGAAAGAGCTCTTCACCAAAAGCGTCAAAAAGGTGCCTGCCCTGAAAGGGAAGTCCGTTTTGACGCTTTTTTATGAACCCAGCACCCGCACCCGCTCCTCCTTTGAGGTGGCGGCGGAACGCCTGTCTGCGGACGTGACCAACTTCACCGTATCTACCTCCTCCGTGGTGAAAGGGGAATCCGTCCAGGACACGATCGCCACGCTCCAGGCCATGAAGGTGGATTACGTCATCGTGCGCCACTACAACAGCGGCCTTCCGAACGTGATCGCCCGCCATACGAACGCCAGCGTGGTCAATGCCGGGGACGGGGCGCATGCTCATCCCTCCCAGGCCTTGCTGGACTCCTTCACCATCCGGGAAATGTTTCCGGACGTCCGGGGCAGGCGGGTGCTGATCGTTGGGGATATCCTGCATTCCCGCGTGGCGCGTTCTACCTCCATCCTGATGAAAAGGCTGGGGATGGAAGTGGCCTACCTGGGACCGGGCTCCCTGGTGCCGCGCACGGAATATTCCGGCATTCCCCGCTTTTCCGATTTCAACGAGGCCTTTGCCTGGAAGCCGGACGTCATCTATCTGCTTCGGGTTCAGAAAGAGCGGCAGGACGCCCCCTTCTTCCCCAGCGCGCGGGAGTACAACAAAATATACGGCGTCACGGAGGAGCGGCTGAAACGCATCTCCGATGAAGGGCTGTACATCATGCATCCCGGCCCGGTTAACCGCGGTGTGGAAATCTGCGACCTGGCAATGGACTATGAGCGCTGTCTGATCAACCGCCAGGTGGAAAACGGAATCGCCTGCCGCATGTCCATCCTGTACCATCTCACTCCCCAAACCCAGCATTGA
- a CDS encoding dihydroorotase, with translation MKTSVLIRNARMASGSCPADILISGGVISGKAPAGTLSADSAETVIDAAGKLVLPGLFDIHAHLCQPGREDKERIATATAAALHGGVTGLMAMPDTAPVMDNAAQITTFMEICRTDALVDVIPSGCLTKGDGGEEQASYDSLRAKGVRFITDGDRAPDNMLLLYRAMQYASNLNLTFALRGDVPALTARAAMHPGTTSYRLGLAGSPSCAEEIGLETIIRLSVDTGNSLHVQTVSTAGSADILRRCKPETAGLSAEVALHHLLFTHEDVGCYDTNYKTLPPLRDRKDVDALIEAVNDGTIDCIVSDHTPCTPFSKLQDFVVAPQGMIALDTFLPAIYQYLVQTGRMSWETVVRACSDAPRRLMGLPPVSLEEGVPANLVVFDPEGETPVTDETLRSRARNTPFLGKTLQGKVEAVVFGEQTYLF, from the coding sequence ATGAAAACTTCCGTACTTATTCGCAATGCCCGGATGGCGTCCGGCTCCTGTCCGGCGGATATTCTGATTTCCGGCGGGGTGATTTCCGGGAAGGCCCCTGCCGGAACTCTTTCCGCAGACTCTGCTGAAACAGTCATTGATGCTGCCGGCAAACTGGTTCTTCCCGGCCTGTTTGACATTCACGCCCACCTGTGCCAGCCCGGACGGGAAGACAAGGAACGCATTGCCACGGCAACGGCGGCGGCCCTCCACGGCGGCGTGACCGGACTGATGGCCATGCCGGATACCGCCCCCGTGATGGACAATGCCGCGCAGATCACCACCTTCATGGAAATCTGCCGCACGGACGCTTTGGTGGACGTCATTCCCTCCGGCTGCCTGACCAAGGGGGACGGCGGTGAAGAGCAGGCCTCCTACGACTCCCTGCGGGCGAAAGGCGTGCGTTTTATCACGGACGGCGACCGCGCACCGGACAACATGTTGCTGCTGTACCGCGCCATGCAGTACGCCAGCAACCTGAACCTCACCTTTGCCCTGCGCGGGGACGTCCCGGCCCTGACGGCCAGGGCCGCCATGCATCCCGGCACCACTTCCTACCGCCTGGGGCTGGCGGGCTCCCCGTCCTGCGCGGAGGAAATCGGTCTGGAAACGATCATCCGCCTCTCCGTGGACACGGGCAACTCCCTGCACGTGCAGACCGTCTCCACCGCCGGAAGCGCGGACATCCTGCGCCGCTGCAAGCCGGAAACGGCTGGATTGAGTGCGGAAGTGGCCCTGCATCATCTCCTGTTCACGCATGAAGACGTGGGCTGTTACGACACCAACTATAAGACCCTTCCGCCTCTGCGCGACCGGAAGGACGTGGACGCCCTGATTGAAGCCGTGAATGACGGCACCATCGACTGCATCGTCTCCGACCACACGCCCTGCACGCCATTCTCCAAGCTCCAGGACTTCGTGGTAGCTCCGCAGGGCATGATTGCCCTGGATACCTTCCTGCCCGCCATCTACCAGTATCTGGTGCAGACCGGCAGGATGTCCTGGGAAACGGTTGTTCGCGCTTGCAGCGACGCCCCCCGCAGGCTCATGGGGCTCCCCCCCGTTTCCCTGGAGGAAGGCGTCCCGGCCAATCTGGTGGTATTTGATCCGGAAGGAGAGACGCCCGTCACGGACGAAACGTTGCGCAGTCGCGCCCGCAACACTCCCTTCCTGGGCAAAACGCTCCAGGGAAAAGTGGAAGCCGTAGTCTTCGGAGAGCAAACCTACCTCTTTTAA
- the tsaA gene encoding tRNA (N6-threonylcarbamoyladenosine(37)-N6)-methyltransferase TrmO, whose amino-acid sequence MQPVARVSTCYPEKFGVPRQSGLVPGARARLVFEPQFRNPESVRGLDGFSHLWLLWIFSENLREGWSPTVRPPRLGGNVRMGVFATRAPYRPNPIGLSAVRLDRVEMHSRDGPVLHLSGVDLVNGTPILDIKPYVPQADCIPEASGGFTSSPFQRLEVEIPLELAASVPPEELAALKDTLSLDPRPQYQDDPERVYGLSFSGWEIKFRVEGVRLYVLALS is encoded by the coding sequence TTGCAGCCTGTTGCCCGCGTCAGCACCTGTTATCCGGAAAAATTCGGCGTTCCGCGTCAGAGCGGGCTGGTGCCCGGTGCCCGTGCACGGCTGGTGTTTGAGCCGCAATTCCGGAATCCTGAATCCGTGCGGGGACTGGACGGATTCTCCCATTTGTGGCTGCTTTGGATATTCAGTGAAAACCTGAGGGAAGGCTGGAGTCCGACGGTTCGGCCTCCCCGCCTGGGCGGTAATGTGCGCATGGGGGTCTTCGCCACGCGCGCCCCGTACCGTCCCAATCCCATAGGACTGTCCGCCGTCAGGCTGGACAGGGTGGAAATGCATTCCCGGGACGGTCCTGTGCTGCACCTCTCCGGCGTGGACTTGGTGAATGGCACGCCCATTCTGGACATCAAGCCCTACGTGCCGCAGGCGGACTGCATCCCGGAGGCTTCCGGAGGATTCACGTCCTCCCCCTTTCAGCGGCTGGAAGTGGAAATTCCGCTGGAGCTGGCCGCCTCCGTTCCTCCGGAGGAACTGGCGGCGCTGAAGGATACGCTCTCCCTTGACCCGCGGCCGCAGTACCAGGACGACCCGGAACGGGTATACGGCCTTTCCTTCTCCGGCTGGGAAATCAAATTCAGGGTGGAAGGCGTCCGGCTGTACGTACTTGCGCTGAGTTGA
- a CDS encoding serine hydrolase domain-containing protein: MKGERHIIEAFEKNFRDYGELGASVSIWKEGREIVSLHSGFAVADETRPWTERSLVPVYSATKGPASAALLLALYQQGASPEMSMGELWPEFPLPYATIAQMMSHQCGLAAFSRQADVFDHEDCVRALEETTPAWQPPEHGYHPHTYGVMLDELMIRLTGERLWAYWDEYIRRPLNLDFFIRLPESEFSRVAVLYPGKMDMSNMGTPFYLEYMKKGTPVNRAFNTLIGLNSVRQMNTPEAWTSGMPAFGGVASARGMAQFYQACLGLDELEVFPETVRGWMKEMVVDGPDLTLKTPTAFSCGFMHDPVDLSTGRKLRHLFGFGGFGHAGAGGSHAYADPEYGLSFGYAMNRMDLNVLPGVKTRNLISAAMKEIHEDGGDFDT, from the coding sequence ATGAAAGGCGAGCGGCACATAATTGAAGCATTTGAAAAAAACTTCCGTGATTACGGGGAATTGGGGGCATCCGTTTCCATTTGGAAGGAGGGGCGGGAAATTGTTTCCCTGCACTCCGGATTTGCCGTGGCGGATGAAACGCGTCCGTGGACGGAACGTTCCCTGGTGCCCGTTTACTCCGCGACCAAGGGACCCGCTTCCGCAGCCCTGCTGCTGGCTCTGTACCAGCAGGGAGCCTCCCCGGAGATGAGCATGGGGGAACTGTGGCCGGAATTCCCGCTGCCGTATGCTACGATTGCTCAGATGATGTCCCACCAGTGCGGTTTGGCCGCTTTCTCCCGTCAAGCTGATGTATTCGACCATGAAGACTGCGTGCGCGCCCTGGAGGAAACCACTCCCGCGTGGCAGCCTCCCGAACACGGCTACCATCCGCATACCTACGGCGTCATGCTGGACGAACTCATGATCCGCCTGACCGGGGAGCGTCTTTGGGCATACTGGGATGAATACATCCGCCGCCCCTTGAATCTGGACTTCTTCATCAGGCTGCCGGAATCAGAATTCAGCCGGGTGGCTGTCCTTTACCCCGGCAAAATGGACATGTCCAACATGGGAACCCCGTTCTATCTGGAATACATGAAAAAAGGTACGCCCGTGAACCGTGCGTTCAACACCCTGATTGGCCTGAACAGTGTGCGGCAAATGAACACTCCGGAAGCGTGGACTTCCGGAATGCCTGCCTTTGGCGGGGTGGCTTCCGCTCGTGGCATGGCTCAATTTTACCAAGCCTGCCTGGGCCTGGATGAACTGGAGGTATTCCCGGAAACCGTGCGTGGCTGGATGAAAGAAATGGTGGTTGACGGGCCGGACCTGACCCTGAAAACGCCTACCGCCTTTTCCTGCGGATTCATGCACGACCCCGTGGACCTTTCCACGGGCCGCAAGCTGCGCCATCTATTCGGTTTCGGGGGCTTCGGCCATGCGGGGGCAGGCGGCTCCCATGCCTATGCCGACCCGGAATACGGTCTGTCCTTCGGCTACGCCATGAACCGTATGGACTTGAACGTGCTCCCCGGAGTGAAAACCCGGAACCTCATCAGTGCGGCAATGAAGGAAATCCATGA